A stretch of Campylobacter volucris DNA encodes these proteins:
- a CDS encoding 5-formyltetrahydrofolate cyclo-ligase, which translates to MTKNTFRQIQKNKINQFTTHQYKKDFLVFKEIFKILKSLKTCKNILIYIPLKHEVDIYKFRRFFAKKYQIFVPFMQDKSLKVVKLRLTLEKKSFGVYEPKNSFLQSHIDVAIVPVLGVDKNFKRIGHGKGFYDRFFANLTHDKPKIIFTQIINGKSEEKLCQKHDIKGDFYINFYKKYFRKVSKNDRNYSRINSRFYRRRDWIYSR; encoded by the coding sequence TTGACAAAAAACACTTTTAGACAAATACAAAAAAATAAAATCAATCAATTTACAACACATCAATACAAAAAAGATTTTTTAGTTTTTAAAGAAATATTTAAAATTTTAAAGTCTTTAAAAACATGCAAAAACATTCTCATATACATACCTTTAAAACATGAAGTTGATATTTATAAATTCAGACGCTTTTTTGCGAAAAAATATCAAATTTTTGTTCCATTTATGCAAGATAAAAGTTTAAAGGTAGTAAAATTAAGATTAACTCTTGAAAAAAAAAGTTTTGGAGTGTATGAGCCTAAAAATTCTTTTTTGCAATCTCATATAGATGTAGCCATTGTTCCTGTATTAGGAGTTGATAAAAACTTTAAAAGAATAGGACATGGAAAAGGATTTTATGATAGATTTTTTGCAAATTTAACTCATGATAAGCCAAAAATTATTTTTACACAAATAATTAATGGCAAAAGTGAAGAAAAATTATGTCAAAAGCATGATATAAAAGGTGATTTTTATATCAATTTTTATAAAAAATATTTTAGGAAAGTAAGTAAAAATGATAGAAATTATAGTCGCATTAATAGCCGTTTTTATAGGCGGAGGGATTGGATATATAGTCGCTAA
- the rny gene encoding ribonuclease Y, translating to MIEIIVALIAVFIGGGIGYIVAKKINDANFNIFLEQAKAKAKAIEYEAELILKDAKNSVAEAEFSAKKKFDEKLQKLQKEHSSKIEDLNKKEQFLNHQEKLHEENKNQLIKEKQDIKALIEENENLKQKYTQKLNDVLKILEHSAGLTQEEAKSIILQKTEEKSRDEIAHIVRKYEEEAKNEAKRKANYILAQATSRFAGEFAAERLINVVNIKNDELKGRIIGKEGRNVKTLEMVLGVDIIIDDTPGAIIVSCFNLYRRAIATKVIELLVEDGRIQPARIEEIHEKVCKEFDDSILEEGQTIVMDLGLNHIHPEIIKLIGKLRYRASYGQNALAHSLEVAHLAGIIAAECGGDEKLARRAGILHDIGKALTHEFEGSHVDLGAELCKRYKEHPVVINAIYAHHGHEDATSIESAAVCTADTLSAARPGARREVLEAFLKRVSELEDIAKSKEGVKKAYAINAGREIRVIVNAKLINDDESILLAKEIAEEIQEKVQYPGEIKVNVIREIRAIDYAK from the coding sequence ATGATAGAAATTATAGTCGCATTAATAGCCGTTTTTATAGGCGGAGGGATTGGATATATAGTCGCTAAAAAGATTAATGATGCCAATTTTAACATCTTTTTAGAACAAGCAAAAGCAAAAGCAAAAGCTATAGAATACGAAGCTGAATTAATATTAAAAGATGCTAAAAATTCAGTGGCTGAAGCAGAATTTAGCGCAAAGAAAAAATTTGATGAAAAATTACAAAAACTTCAAAAAGAACATTCTAGTAAAATAGAAGATTTAAACAAAAAAGAGCAATTTTTAAATCATCAAGAAAAACTTCATGAAGAAAATAAAAATCAACTCATCAAAGAAAAACAAGACATAAAAGCTCTGATAGAAGAAAATGAGAATTTAAAACAAAAATACACTCAAAAGCTCAATGATGTTTTAAAAATTCTTGAACATTCAGCTGGGCTCACTCAAGAAGAAGCTAAAAGTATAATCTTGCAAAAAACAGAAGAAAAATCAAGAGATGAAATCGCACATATAGTTAGAAAATACGAAGAAGAGGCTAAAAATGAAGCTAAACGCAAAGCTAATTATATCTTAGCTCAAGCTACTTCAAGATTTGCTGGTGAATTTGCTGCTGAAAGGCTTATTAATGTTGTCAATATCAAAAATGATGAGCTAAAAGGACGCATTATAGGCAAAGAAGGAAGAAATGTAAAAACTTTAGAAATGGTTTTAGGAGTAGATATCATCATAGATGATACACCTGGAGCTATTATAGTAAGCTGTTTTAATCTTTACAGAAGAGCCATTGCTACAAAAGTCATTGAGCTTTTGGTTGAAGATGGCAGAATTCAACCTGCAAGGATAGAAGAAATCCATGAAAAAGTTTGCAAGGAATTTGATGATAGCATTTTAGAAGAAGGCCAAACTATAGTGATGGATTTAGGGCTTAATCATATCCATCCTGAAATTATAAAACTCATAGGAAAATTACGCTATAGAGCAAGTTATGGGCAAAATGCTCTAGCCCATTCTTTAGAAGTAGCTCATCTAGCAGGTATAATAGCAGCAGAATGTGGCGGTGATGAAAAATTAGCGCGTAGAGCTGGAATTTTACACGATATAGGCAAAGCCTTAACGCATGAATTTGAAGGCTCTCATGTAGATTTAGGAGCTGAACTTTGCAAACGATATAAAGAACATCCTGTGGTAATTAATGCAATTTATGCTCATCATGGCCACGAAGATGCTACAAGCATAGAATCAGCAGCAGTTTGCACGGCAGATACACTAAGTGCAGCTAGACCTGGTGCAAGACGCGAAGTTTTGGAGGCTTTCTTAAAAAGAGTTAGCGAACTTGAAGATATTGCAAAAAGTAAAGAAGGGGTTAAAAAAGCATATGCAATTAATGCTGGAAGAGAAATTAGAGTCATAGTCAATGCAAAATTAATAAATGATGATGAATCTATACTTTTAGCTAAAGAAATTGCTGAAGAAATTCAAGAAAAAGTTCAATATCCTGGTGAAATTAAAGTTAATGTTATCAGAGAGATAAGAGCTATTGATTATGCAAAATAA
- a CDS encoding DedA family protein: MQEMIDNLSTYGYLILFFYSFGGGMVAILAAGVLCASSTKLDLHWCIFLAFLANTLGSTLLFILGKYYKKDIMPYFKNHRRKIALAMIKIKKYGDLLLIIQKFIYGVKTIVPIAAGLCKFSFLRFVIINTLASLIWAVVLGYAGFIFGNTLKEMFEALSNYPYIAPVFIITLALVIWLYLSRFSKKK, encoded by the coding sequence ATGCAAGAAATGATTGATAATCTTAGCACTTATGGATATTTGATTTTATTTTTTTATTCTTTTGGTGGTGGTATGGTTGCTATACTTGCAGCTGGAGTGCTTTGTGCTAGTTCAACAAAACTAGATTTGCATTGGTGTATTTTTTTAGCATTTTTAGCAAACACACTAGGTTCTACTTTGCTTTTTATACTTGGCAAGTATTACAAAAAAGACATCATGCCTTATTTTAAAAACCACAGAAGAAAAATCGCTCTTGCAATGATTAAAATCAAAAAATATGGTGATTTACTCTTAATCATTCAAAAATTTATATATGGAGTAAAAACCATAGTACCTATAGCAGCAGGTCTTTGTAAATTTAGCTTTTTGAGATTTGTAATTATTAATACCCTAGCAAGCTTGATTTGGGCAGTTGTTTTAGGATATGCAGGATTTATTTTTGGAAATACTTTAAAAGAAATGTTTGAAGCTCTTTCAAACTATCCTTATATAGCACCTGTTTTTATAATCACACTAGCTTTAGTTATATGGCTATATTTATCGCGTTTTTCTAAGAAAAAATGA
- a CDS encoding ComEC/Rec2 family competence protein, with protein MNLKFSYHYREFFILFLCFLAIFLLNIFYEYKNYQNFKLTKHLYLKDNMILSSYTKENKYGKKYQVLKLKNSNFNFYTISYKNLTFDKNKTLSLRIITKDISFKNYLSKSFFAPSYDFNQTSYIQNQNTIINYFLNQHTNEKIKEFYGALFFAKAISKDLRQDVNFYGIAHLIAISGYHLGLLFSFCFVVFAPLYAFFQKRYFPYRSLKLDLSVFAFVLLIAYMFLIDFTPSYIRALCMALFGFYLYSKNVKILSFKFLVLSIVLCISLFPKLLFSVGFLFSVLGVFYIYLYLHHFKNKFSNLTHIIFLNFWTFLAMIIPVLYFFPLLSLQQFLAIPLSILFIIFYPMVLLLHIFNYGNLLDFYLLDFFNIKFHSINFKISFWVYIGYLFLSLLSIFNRYLALFVISLGFVPFVFLLK; from the coding sequence ATGAATTTAAAATTCTCTTATCATTATAGAGAATTTTTTATTTTATTTTTGTGTTTTTTAGCTATATTTTTACTCAATATTTTTTATGAATATAAAAACTATCAAAATTTTAAACTCACAAAACATCTTTATCTTAAAGATAATATGATTTTATCAAGTTATACAAAAGAAAATAAATATGGTAAAAAATATCAAGTATTAAAACTTAAAAATTCAAATTTCAACTTTTACACCATAAGCTATAAAAATTTAACTTTTGATAAGAACAAAACACTATCACTTAGAATCATCACTAAAGATATTAGTTTTAAAAATTATCTTAGTAAAAGTTTTTTTGCACCAAGTTATGATTTTAATCAAACTAGCTATATTCAAAATCAAAACACAATCATCAATTATTTTCTAAACCAACATACAAATGAAAAAATCAAAGAATTTTATGGGGCTTTATTTTTTGCAAAAGCTATCTCTAAAGATCTAAGACAAGATGTAAATTTTTATGGCATTGCACATTTAATTGCAATTAGCGGATATCATTTGGGGTTATTGTTTAGCTTTTGTTTTGTGGTATTTGCACCATTGTATGCATTTTTTCAAAAAAGATATTTTCCTTATAGAAGTTTAAAGTTAGATCTTAGCGTATTTGCTTTTGTGCTTTTAATCGCTTATATGTTTCTTATAGATTTTACTCCTTCTTATATAAGGGCTTTGTGTATGGCGTTGTTTGGATTTTATCTTTATAGTAAAAATGTAAAAATTCTAAGTTTTAAATTTTTAGTTTTAAGTATAGTTTTATGCATTAGTCTTTTTCCAAAATTATTATTTAGTGTAGGATTTTTATTTTCTGTGCTTGGGGTGTTTTATATTTATTTATATTTACATCATTTTAAAAATAAATTTTCTAATTTAACCCATATTATTTTTTTAAATTTTTGGACATTTTTAGCTATGATTATACCCGTTTTGTATTTTTTCCCTTTACTAAGCTTGCAACAATTTTTAGCTATACCTCTTAGTATTTTATTTATAATTTTTTATCCTATGGTACTATTGCTTCATATTTTTAATTATGGAAATTTATTGGATTTTTATTTGTTAGATTTTTTTAATATTAAATTTCACAGCATAAATTTTAAAATATCTTTTTGGGTTTATATAGGATATTTATTTTTATCACTACTTAGTATTTTTAATAGATATTTAGCTCTTTTTGTAATTTCTCTTGGGTTTGTGCCCTTTGTTTTCTTGCTCAAATAA
- a CDS encoding ribonuclease BN, giving the protein MVFKNIVKILLGLRDKEILNYAAALSFYTILSLIPLLFLCFWVFTQIPSFEMYQEKIKNLIFTFLIPTQQDLIIGYINTFLKNSVNIGLIGLLAMAITSLAFFSGYDYVINKLLQEESKSLWYSISSYWTLVTLTPLGLGLSFYISGLIQKTLDEFNIGINFFEILPYVIIWILFFISYSSSLSKKGNLKLLLITSFGASVIWYISKTIFVYYAVYNKTYLNVYGSFSVILFFFLWIYISWIIYLLGLKAYLLFEQENKGHKPKRNYKKS; this is encoded by the coding sequence ATGGTTTTTAAAAATATAGTAAAAATTCTTTTAGGATTAAGAGATAAAGAAATTTTAAATTATGCTGCAGCTTTAAGTTTTTATACTATATTATCTTTAATTCCTTTGCTTTTTTTGTGTTTTTGGGTTTTTACTCAAATTCCAAGTTTTGAGATGTATCAAGAAAAGATAAAAAATTTAATTTTTACTTTTTTAATCCCAACTCAGCAAGATCTAATCATAGGTTATATCAATACTTTTTTAAAAAATAGTGTAAATATAGGCTTAATAGGGCTTTTAGCTATGGCTATTACTTCTTTAGCTTTTTTTTCAGGATATGATTATGTAATCAATAAACTTTTACAAGAAGAAAGCAAAAGTCTTTGGTATAGCATTAGTTCTTATTGGACTTTGGTGACTTTAACACCTTTAGGGTTGGGTTTGAGTTTTTATATTTCAGGACTTATACAAAAAACCTTGGATGAATTTAACATAGGAATAAATTTTTTTGAAATTTTACCTTATGTGATTATTTGGATTTTATTTTTTATTTCATATTCTAGCTCTTTAAGTAAAAAAGGTAATTTAAAATTACTTCTTATAACTTCGTTTGGAGCATCTGTTATATGGTATATTTCTAAAACTATTTTTGTGTATTATGCTGTATATAATAAAACATATTTAAATGTATATGGTTCTTTTTCTGTGATTTTATTTTTCTTTTTGTGGATTTATATTTCATGGATTATTTATCTTTTGGGTTTAAAAGCATATCTTTTATTTGAGCAAGAAAACAAAGGGCACAAACCCAAGAGAAATTACAAAAAGAGCTAA
- a CDS encoding gycolate oxidase, subunit GlcD-related protein: MQEKHKIFFQNLLGNDNAFFDEVHKRAYSYDATKKHYLPDGVLFPRNEEDVSQILKYCNEEKIIIIPRGSGSGYTGGALAVNGGLVLSFEKHMNKILEIDLENLVAVVEPGVINVNLQKALSEFGLFYPPDPASMEYSSIGGNVSENAGGMRAAKYGITKDYVMALRAVLPNGEVIKAGKKTIKDVAGYNLAGILIASEGSLAVLTQITLKLVALPKFKKTAMGIFDNIDDAMNAVYKTLSKGVTPVSMEFLDQLSIQALEHKFNKGLPTDAGAILIADVDGNVEEAIKADLQILEQNFLESKAREFRVAKDEQESADIWFARRNCSQSITMYGNLKLNEDITVPRSKLPELLKGIEQISKKYGFKIPCFGHAGDGNVHTNVMVSDKNNPELVKKGYEAVEEVFKLTISLGGTLSGEHGIGLSKAPFMKLAFSEAEMELMRNIKKAFDPNNILNPFKMGL, translated from the coding sequence ATGCAAGAAAAACATAAAATTTTTTTTCAAAATTTACTAGGAAATGATAATGCTTTTTTTGATGAAGTTCATAAAAGAGCATATAGCTATGATGCGACTAAAAAGCATTATTTGCCCGATGGGGTTTTATTTCCAAGAAATGAAGAAGATGTTAGCCAAATTTTAAAATATTGCAATGAAGAAAAAATCATTATTATCCCAAGAGGTTCAGGTTCAGGTTATACAGGCGGGGCTTTAGCGGTTAATGGTGGCTTGGTTTTAAGCTTTGAAAAGCATATGAATAAAATTTTAGAAATTGATCTTGAAAATTTAGTAGCTGTGGTAGAACCTGGAGTGATTAATGTAAATTTGCAAAAAGCTTTAAGTGAATTTGGTTTGTTTTATCCTCCTGATCCTGCTAGTATGGAGTATTCTTCAATAGGAGGTAATGTCAGCGAAAATGCAGGTGGTATGAGAGCAGCAAAATATGGCATCACAAAAGATTATGTCATGGCTTTAAGAGCGGTTTTACCAAATGGTGAAGTCATAAAAGCTGGGAAAAAAACCATCAAAGATGTGGCAGGTTACAATCTAGCTGGAATTTTAATAGCAAGTGAAGGCTCTTTGGCTGTGCTTACTCAAATCACTCTTAAGCTTGTAGCCTTGCCTAAATTTAAAAAAACTGCAATGGGAATTTTTGATAATATTGATGATGCTATGAATGCAGTTTATAAGACCTTATCAAAAGGTGTTACTCCTGTTTCTATGGAATTTTTAGATCAATTGAGCATACAAGCTTTAGAACATAAATTCAACAAAGGACTACCAACTGATGCAGGTGCTATTTTAATAGCTGATGTTGATGGTAATGTAGAAGAAGCTATAAAAGCAGATTTACAAATTTTAGAACAAAATTTTTTAGAATCTAAAGCAAGAGAATTTAGAGTAGCTAAAGATGAACAAGAATCAGCAGATATTTGGTTTGCAAGAAGAAATTGTTCTCAAAGTATTACAATGTATGGAAATTTAAAACTAAACGAAGATATTACTGTGCCAAGATCAAAGCTGCCTGAACTTTTAAAAGGTATAGAGCAAATTTCTAAAAAATATGGTTTTAAAATTCCTTGTTTTGGCCACGCAGGTGATGGAAATGTACATACTAATGTCATGGTAAGTGATAAAAACAACCCTGAGTTGGTTAAAAAAGGATATGAAGCAGTAGAAGAGGTATTTAAACTAACTATATCTTTAGGCGGGACTTTAAGCGGTGAACATGGAATAGGACTTTCTAAAGCTCCTTTTATGAAGCTTGCTTTTAGTGAAGCTGAAATGGAGTTAATGAGAAATATCAAAAAAGCATTTGATCCTAATAACATTTTAAATCCATTTAAAATGGGACTTTGA
- a CDS encoding plasminogen-binding N-terminal domain-containing protein, which produces MCFCFIVFSYAKSFDLIQTKLEKVEDIYGYVKDDPKILMHSSGIVVHNIENQKTIVARASVIGRENGFVKLQFKVFDMLTQDAMPLPNVLPEVGDKVVLNYLYDRALIIAPDKKVYDYIAQKFSDLYFLHPDLFGAHMIQEYRQTPRRSDFRSFCSKNAVGLLVVALEKKAELVDCQDFEKLQEIEIPQAQSLQIPFYSRITGYKSDIFSLNDESIGNYYIYYEKLINLTRE; this is translated from the coding sequence ATGTGTTTTTGTTTTATAGTATTTTCATATGCAAAAAGTTTTGATTTAATACAAACAAAATTAGAAAAAGTAGAAGATATTTATGGTTATGTAAAAGATGATCCTAAAATTTTGATGCACTCAAGTGGTATAGTTGTACATAATATTGAAAATCAAAAAACAATTGTAGCAAGAGCTAGTGTAATAGGCCGTGAAAATGGTTTTGTGAAATTACAATTTAAAGTTTTTGATATGCTTACTCAAGATGCTATGCCTTTGCCAAATGTTTTGCCTGAAGTTGGGGATAAAGTTGTTTTAAATTATTTATATGATAGAGCTTTAATCATCGCTCCTGATAAAAAAGTTTATGACTATATAGCACAAAAATTTAGTGATTTGTATTTTTTACACCCTGATTTATTTGGTGCTCATATGATACAAGAATATCGCCAAACTCCAAGAAGATCAGATTTTAGATCATTTTGTTCAAAAAATGCTGTAGGACTTTTGGTAGTAGCTTTAGAAAAAAAAGCTGAATTGGTTGATTGCCAAGATTTTGAAAAATTACAAGAAATTGAAATTCCTCAAGCTCAAAGTTTGCAAATCCCATTTTACTCAAGAATTACAGGTTATAAAAGTGATATTTTTAGTTTAAATGATGAAAGTATAGGAAATTATTATATTTATTATGAAAAATTGATTAATTTAACTAGAGAATAA
- a CDS encoding M23 family metallopeptidase, with the protein MKKIFISLILSIKLFAISSVEELSWENGKTLLDFLQDHSIPLSLYYNLDAEDKELSAEISSGVKYQMLKDDQGELEQVLIPISDDLQIHIYKNIENKFVLSFTPISYTKETRTLRVAINNSAYQDVYDESGSVTLARAMVRAFKNSVNFKNVKKGDSVVLIYEQKRRLGRLFGDININAALANIRGKDYLVFLYKDSYYNAQGKELENFFLIKPVQYTRISDRFTKARYHPILKRYRAHLGIDYAAPTGTPVKSAGEGVISFVGNKGGYGKVVQVKHISGYMTLYAHLHRFAKIKRGQKVKQGQVIAYVGSTGMSTGPHLHFGLYLNNKAINPETIVKIPKSSLSGKDKEEFLKISKEYQNKLYSVTEDFKNPPKEQNIENSMEL; encoded by the coding sequence ATGAAAAAAATTTTTATATCTTTAATTTTATCTATAAAATTATTTGCAATTTCAAGTGTAGAAGAGCTTTCTTGGGAAAATGGTAAAACTTTGCTTGATTTTTTACAAGATCATTCTATACCACTAAGTTTATACTATAATCTAGATGCTGAAGACAAAGAATTAAGTGCAGAAATTTCAAGTGGAGTAAAATATCAAATGCTAAAAGATGATCAAGGCGAGCTTGAGCAAGTTTTAATCCCAATTAGCGATGATTTACAAATTCATATTTATAAAAATATAGAAAATAAATTTGTATTAAGTTTTACTCCAATTTCTTATACAAAAGAAACAAGAACCTTACGAGTGGCCATAAACAACTCAGCCTATCAAGATGTATATGATGAAAGCGGTAGCGTAACTTTAGCTAGAGCTATGGTGCGAGCTTTTAAAAATAGTGTGAATTTTAAAAATGTAAAAAAAGGCGATAGTGTAGTTTTAATCTATGAGCAAAAAAGAAGACTAGGAAGGCTTTTTGGAGATATTAATATCAATGCAGCCTTGGCAAATATAAGAGGAAAAGATTATTTAGTTTTTTTATATAAAGATTCTTATTATAATGCTCAAGGAAAAGAATTAGAAAATTTCTTTTTAATAAAACCTGTTCAATACACAAGAATTTCAGATCGTTTTACTAAAGCAAGATACCATCCTATATTAAAAAGATACCGAGCGCATTTAGGTATAGACTATGCTGCTCCAACTGGAACTCCTGTTAAAAGTGCTGGTGAAGGAGTGATTAGTTTTGTTGGTAATAAAGGTGGTTATGGAAAAGTAGTACAAGTAAAACATATATCAGGCTATATGACTTTATATGCTCATCTACATCGTTTTGCTAAAATAAAACGCGGTCAAAAAGTAAAACAAGGTCAAGTCATAGCCTATGTAGGATCAACTGGTATGAGCACTGGACCACATTTACATTTTGGCCTATATCTTAATAACAAAGCTATAAATCCTGAAACCATAGTAAAAATTCCAAAATCAAGCTTAAGTGGTAAAGATAAAGAGGAATTTTTAAAAATCTCTAAAGAATATCAAAATAAACTTTATAGTGTAACAGAAGATTTTAAAAATCCACCAAAAGAACAAAATATAGAAAATTCAATGGAGCTTTGA
- the mgtE gene encoding magnesium transporter, whose protein sequence is MSSDFLKAQELLKNISNNQSTYEINEALKTIKRHDENLFLQTLNSLDTFTLANIATITPEYILEDILEHLSIAKIAKAVEELESDDATDLIKRFEEINPQKTLTILNRLSSEDKEEILRLKNYDENTAGAYMQTEIFTASLDESIEKAIKRYRILKKSEKIDQIFQIYITDKDGKLCNSINLSDLLLWDFKLSFADIIKNNTNKYKSYSVKDYDDIQMAIDMVEDYDLSVLAVVNEEGVLLGRITYDDIHDLIQDNATEQIYNLAGVDKEVEEESALKAAKARAFWLMINLTTSLISANIISLFSGEIEKLVALAVLMPIVASMGGNTGSQALAVTVRKLSLNEVEFKDAKKVILRESGISLLNGFIFAIIMSIIAFIWFKTAMLGLVIALSMLINLALAGFVGSFVPLTLKKFKIDPAVGSSVVITAITDALGFFSFLLLAKMMLL, encoded by the coding sequence ATGTCTAGTGATTTTTTAAAAGCACAAGAACTTTTAAAAAATATTTCTAACAATCAAAGTACATATGAAATCAATGAAGCTTTAAAAACCATCAAAAGACACGATGAAAATCTTTTTTTACAAACCCTAAATTCACTTGATACTTTTACTTTGGCAAATATTGCCACTATAACACCTGAGTATATACTTGAAGATATTTTAGAACATTTAAGCATCGCAAAAATAGCTAAAGCAGTTGAAGAACTCGAAAGCGATGATGCGACTGATTTAATCAAGCGTTTTGAAGAAATAAATCCTCAAAAAACTCTCACAATTTTAAATCGTCTAAGCTCAGAAGATAAAGAAGAAATTTTACGCTTAAAAAATTACGATGAAAATACAGCTGGTGCTTATATGCAAACTGAAATTTTCACAGCTTCTTTAGATGAGAGTATAGAAAAAGCAATAAAACGCTATAGAATTTTAAAAAAAAGTGAAAAAATAGATCAAATTTTTCAAATTTATATCACCGATAAAGATGGAAAGCTTTGCAATTCTATCAATTTAAGTGATCTTTTGCTTTGGGACTTTAAATTAAGCTTTGCTGATATTATCAAAAACAATACCAATAAATACAAAAGCTATAGTGTAAAAGATTATGATGATATACAAATGGCTATTGATATGGTAGAAGATTATGATTTGAGTGTGTTAGCTGTGGTAAATGAAGAAGGTGTGCTTTTAGGAAGGATTACTTATGATGATATTCATGATTTAATTCAAGATAATGCAACCGAGCAAATCTACAACCTAGCAGGTGTTGATAAAGAAGTAGAAGAAGAAAGTGCTTTAAAAGCAGCCAAAGCAAGAGCTTTTTGGCTTATGATTAATCTCACTACTTCTTTAATTTCAGCCAATATCATCAGTCTTTTTTCAGGGGAAATAGAAAAACTAGTAGCCTTGGCTGTGTTGATGCCTATTGTAGCTTCTATGGGAGGAAACACAGGCTCTCAAGCTTTAGCTGTTACGGTTAGAAAATTATCATTAAATGAAGTTGAATTTAAAGATGCCAAAAAAGTTATATTAAGAGAAAGTGGTATATCTTTACTCAATGGCTTTATTTTTGCAATTATTATGAGTATCATAGCTTTTATATGGTTTAAAACTGCTATGCTAGGACTTGTGATAGCTTTATCTATGCTTATAAATTTGGCTTTAGCAGGTTTTGTAGGCTCTTTTGTGCCACTAACATTAAAAAAATTTAAAATTGATCCAGCAGTTGGCTCAAGTGTTGTCATTACTGCAATTACCGATGCATTGGGATTTTTTAGTTTTTTACTTTTAGCAAAAATGATGTTATTATAG